A DNA window from Camelina sativa cultivar DH55 chromosome 13, Cs, whole genome shotgun sequence contains the following coding sequences:
- the LOC104736951 gene encoding alkaline/neutral invertase CINV2, translated as MEGHKEPLRVRVAGSHTNYSLSEMDDFHLTRALEKPRQLKTERKRSFDERSMSELSNGYVRQDSFLDMAHSPGSRSILDTPLSVRNSFEPHPIIAEAWEALRRSMVFFRGQPVGTIAAYDHASEEVLNYDQVFVRDFVPSALAFLMNGEPDIVKNFLLKTLQLQGWEKRVDRFKLGEGVMPASFKVLHDPVRKTDTIIADFGESAIGRVAPVDSGFWWIILLRAYTKSTGDLTLSESPECQKGMRLILSLCLSEGFDTFPTLLCADGCSMVDRRMGVYGYPIEIQALFFMSLRCALSMLKPDEEGREFIERIVKRLHALSFHMRNYFWLDFQQLNDIYRYKTEEYSHTAVNKFNVMPDSIPEWVFDFMPLRGGYFVGNVSPARMDFRWFSLGNCVSILSSLATPDQSMAIMDLLEHRWEELVGEMPLKICYPCIEGHEWRIVTGCDPKNTRWSYHNGGSWPVLLWTLTAACIKTGRPQIARRAIDLIESRIHRDCWPEYYDGKQGRYVGKQARKYQTWSIAGYLVAKMMLEDPSHIGMISLEEDKQMKPVIKRSASWTC; from the exons ATGGAAGGTCATAAAGAACCATTGAGGGTAAGAGTTGCAGGATCACACACAAATTATTCATTATCAGAGATGGATGATTTCCATCTGACTCGGGCTTTGGAGAAGCCGAGGCAGCTAAAGACCGAACGGAAGAGATCATTCGACGAGAGGTCAATGAGCGAGTTATCAAATGGCTATGTAAGACAGGACAGCTTTTTAGACATGGCTCATTCTCCTGGAAGTAGGTCAATATTGGACACTCCTCTCTCTGTAAGGAACTCGTTTGAGCCTCATCCGATAATTGCTGAGGCTTGGGAAGCTTTGAGAAGGTCAATGGTGTTCTTCCGTGGTCAACCTGTTGGTACCATTGCAGCTTATGACCATGCCTCCGAGGAGGTCTTGAACTACGATCAG GTGTTCGTACGAGACTTTGTACCAAGTGCACTGGCGTTTCTGATGAATGGAGAGCCAGATATAGTGAAAAACTTCTTGCTCAAGACGCTTCAGCTTCAAGGTTGGGAGAAACGGGTTGATCGGTTCAAGCTCGGGGAAGGTGTTATGCCAGCAAGCTTCAAGGTGCTTCATGATCCAGTCCGTAAAACCGACACAATCATAGCGGATTTTGGAGAAAGCGCTATAGGAAGAGTAGCACCGGTGGATTCAGGATTCTGGTGGATCATACTTCTCCGTGCTTACACAAAATCTACAGGAGATTTGACTCTGTCTGAGTCACCAGAGTGTCAGAAAGGAATGAGACTTATACTCTCACTCTGCTTGTCCGAAGGGTTTGACACTTTCCCTACACTGCTTTGTGCTGATGGTTGTTCTATGGTTGATAGGAGAATG GGTGTTTATGGATATCCTATAGAGATTCAAGCTCTGTTTTTCATGTCGCTAAGATGTGCCTTGTCGATGCTTAAACCTGACGAGGAAGGTAGAGAGTTCATAGAAAGGATTGTGAAGAGACTTCACGCCTTGAGTTTCCATATGCGCAATTACTTTTGGCTTGACTTCCAACAACTCAACGATATCTACAG GTACAAGACAGAGGAGTATTCACACACAGCCGTGAACAAGTTCAATGTGATGCCGGACTCGATACCAGAGTGGGTTTTCGACTTCATGCCTCTCCGTGGAGGGTACTTTGTGGGCAATGTAAGCCCGGCCCGTATGGATTTCAGGTGGTTTTCTTTAGGGAATTGTGTCTCCATCCTCTCTTCCTTGGCAACTCCGGATCAGTCAATGGCTATTATGGATCTCCTTGAGCACCGTTGGGAGGAACTAGTTGGTGAGATGCCGCTCAAGATATGTTATCCTTGTATTGAAGGCCATGAGTGGCGGATCGTTACTGGTTGTGATCCTAAGAACACTAGGTGGAGTTACCACAACGGTGGATCTTGGCCAG TATTGCTTTGGACGCTCACGGCTGCATGCATCAAGACAGGCAGGCCTCAAATCGCGAGACGTGCTATTGATCTAATTGAGTCACGGATACACCGAGACTGCTGGCCTGAATACTACGATGGTAAACAAGGAAGGTACGTTGGAAAACAGGCTAGGAAGTACCAGACTTGGTCAATCGCGGGGTACTTGGTTGCGAAGATGATGCTTGAAGATCCTTCCCATATTGGAATGATCTCTCTTGAAGAAGACAAACAGATGAAACCTGTTATCAAGAGATCTGCTTCATGGACTTgttga